A window of the Arachis duranensis cultivar V14167 chromosome 5, aradu.V14167.gnm2.J7QH, whole genome shotgun sequence genome harbors these coding sequences:
- the LOC107489115 gene encoding protein MAIN-LIKE 1-like: protein MRRQQGMRLDERYVPYLQMAGLYHLARLNDRWFRIDEPLLSAFVERWRPEMHTFHMPFGEYMIMLQDVAYQLELAVDGHYVSGCLTGFHIYIYIEGGRPAWVWFKEFLGVIPPSSQVQKFAVNCSWFQKTFGECPEGANEDTVRRFARAYIMMLLGTQLFADKFGNHIHIRWLPYVARIEEMGSYSWGSAALAWLYRCMCRVANRHVVKLADPLQLLQS from the coding sequence ATGCGGCGGCAACAGGGCATGCGACTCGATGAGCGGTATGTGCCGTACTTGCAGATGGCGGGGTTATACCATCTAGCGAGGCTAAACGATAGATGGTTCCGGATAGATGAGCCCCTTCTCAGTGCCTTCGTGGAGCGGTGGCGTCCTGAGATGCACACTTTCCATATGCCCTTCGGAGAGTACATGATCATGCTTCAGGACGTGGCATACCAGTTGGAGTTGGCAGTGGACGGCCATTATGTCAGCGGTTGCCTTACGGgcttccatatatatatatatatcgagGGTGGACGTCCTGCTTGGGTGTGGTTCAAGGAGTTTCTTGGAGTGATTCCTCCTTCGAGCCAGGTTCAGAAGTTCGCAGTAAACTGCAGCTGGTTCCAGAAGACATTTGGAGAGTGCCCCGAGGGAGCCAATGAGGACACCGTGCGACGCTTTGCTCGTGCCTATATCATGATGTTGTTGGGCACTCAGCTGTTTGCCGACAAGTTCGGTAACCACATTCACATCAGATGGCTTCCCTACGTAGCTAGGATTGAGGAGATGGGTTCCTATAGTTGGGGGTCTGCAGCATTGGCATGGTTGTACCGGTGCATGTGCCGAGTGGCGAACCGACATGTGGTGAAGTTAGCGGACCCACTTCAGCTACTTCAGTCCTAG